In a single window of the Enoplosus armatus isolate fEnoArm2 chromosome 15, fEnoArm2.hap1, whole genome shotgun sequence genome:
- the nkx2.4a gene encoding NK2 homeobox 4a isoform X2, whose protein sequence is MSLSPKHTTPFSVTDILSPIEETYKKFGGMDGAGNLTSPLGAYRQPQVSQTGMQQHSMGHNAAVASTYHMPHTVSQFSHSAMGGYCNGSIGNMGDLPSYQESMRNSAAATGWYSANPDPRYSTISRFMGPSTGMNMTGMGSLTGMGDATKSMPVLHAAPRRKRRVLFSQAQVYELERRFKQQKYLSAPEREHLASMIHLTPTQVKIWFQNHRYKMKRQAKDKAAQQLQQQQQDGNLCQQQAQSPRRVAVPVLVKDGKPCQNGSNTPTPNQQQHQSQQQVNALELEEMSPSPPSLHSQLNMAQIDTSAVDYTSNMVSSNLLYGRTW, encoded by the exons ATGTCGTTGAGCCCAAAGCACACAACGCCTTTTTCAGTGACAGATATTTTGAGTCCAATCGAGGAGACCTACAAGAAGTTTGGTGGCATGGACGGCGCAGGGAACCTAACCTCTCCACTGGGAGCCTACCGGCAGCCTCAGGTGTCTCAGACCGGCATGCAACAGCACTCCATGGGCCACAACGCCGCCGTGGCCAGCACTTACCACATGCCGCACACCGTCTCCCAGTTCTCCCACAGCGCAATGGGGGGATACTGCAATGGAAGCATTGGCAACATGGGAGACCTCCCGTCGTACCAGGAAAGCATGCGGAAtagtgcagcagcaacagggtGGTACAGCGCCAACCCGGATCCCAGATACTCCACAA TTTCTAGATTCATGGGACCTTCCACAGGTATGAACATGACCGGCATGGGGAGTCTCACAGGAATGGGGGACGCTACCAAATCCATGCCAGTTCTCCACGCAGCGCCCAGGAGGAAACGGCGCGTCCTGTTCTCGCAGGCTCAGGTCTACGAGCTGGAGAGGAGGTTTAAGCAGCAGAAATACCTGTCGGCGCCCGAGAGGGAGCACCTGGCCAGCATGATCCACCTGACGCCGACCCAGGTGAAGATCTGGTTTCAGAACCACCGGTACAAGATGAAGCGCCAGGCCAAGGACAAGGCAgcgcagcagctgcagcagcagcagcaggacggtaACCTGTGCCAACAGCAGGCGCAGTCCCCGAGGCGCGTAGCCGTGCCAGTTCTGGTGAAGGACGGTAAACCGTGCCAGAACGGCTCGAACACGCCGACGCCGAACCAGCAACAG CACCAAAGCCAGCAGCAGGTGAACGCtttggagctggaggagatgtCGCCCAGCCCCCCCTCACTGCACAGCCAGCTTAACATGGCCCAGATAGACACATCTGCTGTAGATTACACCAGTAACATGGTCAGCTCAAACCTCCTCTACGGCAGAACGTGGTAG
- the nkx2.4a gene encoding NK2 homeobox 4a isoform X1, which yields MSLSPKHTTPFSVTDILSPIEETYKKFGGMDGAGNLTSPLGAYRQPQVSQTGMQQHSMGHNAAVASTYHMPHTVSQFSHSAMGGYCNGSIGNMGDLPSYQESMRNSAAATGWYSANPDPRYSTISRFMGPSTGMNMTGMGSLTGMGDATKSMPVLHAAPRRKRRVLFSQAQVYELERRFKQQKYLSAPEREHLASMIHLTPTQVKIWFQNHRYKMKRQAKDKAAQQLQQQQQDGNLCQQQAQSPRRVAVPVLVKDGKPCQNGSNTPTPNQQQVQQSQQQNQQQNGAGVVLASPTNSLTQHQSQQQVNALELEEMSPSPPSLHSQLNMAQIDTSAVDYTSNMVSSNLLYGRTW from the exons ATGTCGTTGAGCCCAAAGCACACAACGCCTTTTTCAGTGACAGATATTTTGAGTCCAATCGAGGAGACCTACAAGAAGTTTGGTGGCATGGACGGCGCAGGGAACCTAACCTCTCCACTGGGAGCCTACCGGCAGCCTCAGGTGTCTCAGACCGGCATGCAACAGCACTCCATGGGCCACAACGCCGCCGTGGCCAGCACTTACCACATGCCGCACACCGTCTCCCAGTTCTCCCACAGCGCAATGGGGGGATACTGCAATGGAAGCATTGGCAACATGGGAGACCTCCCGTCGTACCAGGAAAGCATGCGGAAtagtgcagcagcaacagggtGGTACAGCGCCAACCCGGATCCCAGATACTCCACAA TTTCTAGATTCATGGGACCTTCCACAGGTATGAACATGACCGGCATGGGGAGTCTCACAGGAATGGGGGACGCTACCAAATCCATGCCAGTTCTCCACGCAGCGCCCAGGAGGAAACGGCGCGTCCTGTTCTCGCAGGCTCAGGTCTACGAGCTGGAGAGGAGGTTTAAGCAGCAGAAATACCTGTCGGCGCCCGAGAGGGAGCACCTGGCCAGCATGATCCACCTGACGCCGACCCAGGTGAAGATCTGGTTTCAGAACCACCGGTACAAGATGAAGCGCCAGGCCAAGGACAAGGCAgcgcagcagctgcagcagcagcagcaggacggtaACCTGTGCCAACAGCAGGCGCAGTCCCCGAGGCGCGTAGCCGTGCCAGTTCTGGTGAAGGACGGTAAACCGTGCCAGAACGGCTCGAACACGCCGACGCCGAACCAGCAACAGGTACAACAGAGccaacaacaaaaccaacagcagAACGGAGCCGGAGTTGTGCTCGCATCCCCGACCAACAGCCTCACCCAGCACCAAAGCCAGCAGCAGGTGAACGCtttggagctggaggagatgtCGCCCAGCCCCCCCTCACTGCACAGCCAGCTTAACATGGCCCAGATAGACACATCTGCTGTAGATTACACCAGTAACATGGTCAGCTCAAACCTCCTCTACGGCAGAACGTGGTAG
- the nkx2.2a gene encoding homeobox protein Nkx-2.2a isoform X1, translated as MSLTNTKTGFSVKDILDLPDTNDEEGSITGAEEDTEGSETTSTTKNTGVLVQSPLENVQNLPLKNPFYDSSDNPYTRWLATTDSIQYSLFLPFLAAVHGLSASSQDSAKSPEPSADDESPDNDKETSSSGGSDSGKKRKRRVLFSKAQTYELERRFRQQRYLSAPEREHLASLIRLTPTQVKIWFQNHRYKMKRARAEKGMEVTHLPSPRRVAVPVLVRDGKPCHTLKAQDLAATFQAGIPFSAYSAQSLQHMQYNAQYSAAATPQFPTAHHLVQTQQWTW; from the exons ATGTCGTTGACCAACACAAAGACGGGCTTTTCTGTAAAGGACATTTTGGACCTTCCTGACACAAATGACGAAGAAGGATCTATCACCGGAGCGGAGGAAGACACGGAGGGATCGGAGACCACGTCCACGACAAAAAACACTGGAGTTTTGGTGCAAAGTCCTCTAGAAAACGTTCAAAATCTGCCTTTAAAGAACCCCTTTTATGACAGTAGTGACAATCCTTACACACGATGGCTTGCTACCACGGACAGTATTCAATATTCAT TGTTTCTCCCGTTTCTTGCCGCAGTGCACGGCCTATCCGCCAGCTCGCAGGACTCGGCCAAGTCCCCGGAGCCGTCCGCGGACGACGAATCGCCGGACAACGACAAGGAAACTTccagcagcggcggcagcgaCTCCGGCAAGAAGCGGAAAAGGAGGGTGTTGTTTTCTAAGGCGCAGACCTACGAGCTGGAGCGCCGCTTCAGGCAGCAGAGGTACCTGTCCGCCCCGGAGAGGGAGCACCTGGCCAGCCTGATCCGCCTCACCCCGACCCAGGTGAAGATCTGGTTCCAGAACCACCGGTATAAGATGAAGAGAGCCCGGGCCGAGAAAGGTATGGAAGTGACCCATCTCCCTTCTCCCAGGCGGGTGGCCGTGCCCGTCTTAGTCAGGGATGGAAAGCCTTGTCACACTCTTAAAGCTCAGGACTTGGCGGCCACTTTTCAGGCCGGGATCCCCTTCTCGGCTTATAGCGCCCAGTCACTCCAACACATGCAGTATAACGCGCAGTACAGCGCCGCGGCCACGCCACAGTTCCCCACAGCACATCACTTGGTGCAAACGCAACAGTGGACTTGGTGA
- the nkx2.2a gene encoding homeobox protein Nkx-2.2a isoform X2, whose protein sequence is MSLTNTKTGFSVKDILDLPDTNDEEGSITGAEEDTEGSETTSTTKNTGVLVQSPLENVQNLPLKNPFYDSSDNPYTRWLATTDSIQYSLHGLSASSQDSAKSPEPSADDESPDNDKETSSSGGSDSGKKRKRRVLFSKAQTYELERRFRQQRYLSAPEREHLASLIRLTPTQVKIWFQNHRYKMKRARAEKGMEVTHLPSPRRVAVPVLVRDGKPCHTLKAQDLAATFQAGIPFSAYSAQSLQHMQYNAQYSAAATPQFPTAHHLVQTQQWTW, encoded by the exons ATGTCGTTGACCAACACAAAGACGGGCTTTTCTGTAAAGGACATTTTGGACCTTCCTGACACAAATGACGAAGAAGGATCTATCACCGGAGCGGAGGAAGACACGGAGGGATCGGAGACCACGTCCACGACAAAAAACACTGGAGTTTTGGTGCAAAGTCCTCTAGAAAACGTTCAAAATCTGCCTTTAAAGAACCCCTTTTATGACAGTAGTGACAATCCTTACACACGATGGCTTGCTACCACGGACAGTATTCAATATTCAT TGCACGGCCTATCCGCCAGCTCGCAGGACTCGGCCAAGTCCCCGGAGCCGTCCGCGGACGACGAATCGCCGGACAACGACAAGGAAACTTccagcagcggcggcagcgaCTCCGGCAAGAAGCGGAAAAGGAGGGTGTTGTTTTCTAAGGCGCAGACCTACGAGCTGGAGCGCCGCTTCAGGCAGCAGAGGTACCTGTCCGCCCCGGAGAGGGAGCACCTGGCCAGCCTGATCCGCCTCACCCCGACCCAGGTGAAGATCTGGTTCCAGAACCACCGGTATAAGATGAAGAGAGCCCGGGCCGAGAAAGGTATGGAAGTGACCCATCTCCCTTCTCCCAGGCGGGTGGCCGTGCCCGTCTTAGTCAGGGATGGAAAGCCTTGTCACACTCTTAAAGCTCAGGACTTGGCGGCCACTTTTCAGGCCGGGATCCCCTTCTCGGCTTATAGCGCCCAGTCACTCCAACACATGCAGTATAACGCGCAGTACAGCGCCGCGGCCACGCCACAGTTCCCCACAGCACATCACTTGGTGCAAACGCAACAGTGGACTTGGTGA